A genomic window from Leptolyngbya sp. BL0902 includes:
- the argB gene encoding acetylglutamate kinase, whose product MVQSPATADTIHAAEATRVQILSEALPYIQQFRGRTVVVKYGGAAMKDSSLKADVIRDIVFMACVGLRPVMVHGGGPEINTWLGKLNIEPQFKDGLRVTDAPTMDVVEMVLVGRVNKELVGLINQAGGKAVGLCGVDGNLITARPQGAEGVGFVGEVSGVDSRVIKTLVEAGYIPIVSSVARDDNGQAYNINADTVAGEIAAALGAEKLILLTDTKGILEDYTDPSTLLPKLDIQKARELIEVGIVSGGMIPKVNCCVRSLAQGVGAAHILDGRIPHALLLEIFSDLGIGSMIVASEFRG is encoded by the coding sequence ATGGTTCAGTCTCCTGCCACTGCCGACACCATCCACGCCGCCGAGGCCACACGGGTTCAGATTCTCAGCGAAGCCCTGCCCTACATTCAGCAGTTTCGGGGCCGCACGGTGGTCGTCAAGTACGGCGGCGCGGCGATGAAGGACAGCAGCCTCAAGGCCGACGTCATCCGCGATATTGTGTTCATGGCCTGCGTGGGGTTGCGTCCGGTGATGGTGCATGGCGGTGGGCCAGAAATCAACACCTGGCTGGGCAAGCTGAACATCGAACCCCAGTTTAAGGACGGCCTGCGCGTCACCGATGCCCCCACCATGGATGTGGTGGAAATGGTGCTGGTGGGCCGGGTCAACAAAGAACTGGTGGGCCTAATTAACCAGGCCGGAGGCAAGGCCGTGGGCCTGTGCGGCGTGGATGGCAACCTAATCACCGCCCGTCCCCAAGGGGCCGAAGGGGTTGGCTTTGTGGGCGAAGTCAGCGGTGTCGATTCCCGCGTGATCAAGACCCTGGTGGAGGCGGGCTACATCCCCATCGTCTCCAGCGTGGCCAGGGACGACAACGGCCAAGCCTACAACATCAATGCCGACACCGTGGCTGGGGAAATTGCTGCTGCCCTAGGGGCCGAAAAGCTGATCCTACTTACCGACACCAAAGGCATTTTGGAGGACTACACCGATCCCAGCACTCTGCTGCCAAAACTGGACATCCAAAAGGCGCGGGAACTGATTGAGGTGGGCATTGTTTCCGGCGGCATGATTCCCAAGGTGAACTGCTGCGTTCGCTCCCTAGCCCAGGGCGTTGGCGCGGCGCACATTCTGGATGGCCGCATTCCCCATGCCCTGCTGCTAGAAATTTTCAGCGACCTCGGTATCGGCTCCATGATTGTGGCCTCGGAATTTCGGGGCTAA
- a CDS encoding DciA family protein, translating into MSLDALGHLLNQVEKQPAWRRQGQFRRILENWSAVVGPAVARQSRPVRLEQSILYVTVINPMWAQTLTLERIGILTKLNQQLQIDLQDLRFSSGDWFRRPHPKTLPSSAPINNLPDWLRQHPSFEPDVISTPPPIDHRPTAQESFQRWARVAQTMAAQRMLCPDCRCPTPPGELKRWSRCSICAAKHFSQNGQGQGHRDPLPPWTT; encoded by the coding sequence ATGTCCCTCGATGCCCTTGGCCACCTGTTAAACCAGGTTGAGAAACAGCCTGCATGGCGTAGGCAAGGGCAGTTTCGGCGCATTCTAGAAAACTGGTCTGCCGTGGTAGGGCCTGCTGTCGCCCGCCAATCCCGGCCTGTGCGGCTAGAGCAATCGATTCTTTACGTTACCGTCATAAATCCAATGTGGGCGCAGACCCTCACCCTAGAGCGAATCGGCATTCTCACCAAGCTCAACCAACAGCTTCAGATCGACCTCCAAGACCTACGGTTTTCCAGTGGCGACTGGTTTCGCCGCCCCCACCCCAAAACCTTGCCCAGTTCAGCCCCCATCAATAACCTGCCCGACTGGCTACGGCAGCACCCCAGCTTCGAGCCCGACGTGATTTCCACCCCACCTCCTATCGATCACCGTCCTACAGCCCAGGAAAGTTTCCAGCGCTGGGCCAGGGTGGCCCAGACTATGGCGGCCCAACGGATGCTCTGCCCAGATTGTCGTTGCCCCACCCCACCGGGCGAACTGAAGCGCTGGTCTCGCTGTAGTATCTGCGCCGCGAAACACTTTAGCCAGAACGGCCAGGGCCAAGGGCACCGCGATCCCCTACCGCCCTGGACAACCTAG
- a CDS encoding VOC family protein, whose amino-acid sequence MTADAFPPVALQPGQLRRIHHLALNVKDMTASRQFYGGLLGLRELTGDEVDDTLKALVAAGKVANFLLPDGLILDLFYAPELDPPDPDPERTFTRAYHLAFDIPADQFDQALAVLRHHQIAIAHGPVRRPTGRGVYFYDPDGFMVEIRCDPD is encoded by the coding sequence ATGACCGCTGATGCTTTTCCCCCTGTGGCCCTGCAACCGGGCCAACTGCGTCGGATCCATCACCTGGCGCTGAATGTGAAGGATATGACGGCCTCACGCCAGTTCTATGGTGGGCTGCTGGGGCTACGCGAACTCACCGGAGACGAGGTAGATGATACCCTCAAAGCCTTGGTGGCGGCAGGTAAGGTGGCCAACTTCCTCCTGCCCGATGGCCTGATCCTCGACCTGTTCTACGCGCCAGAGCTCGATCCCCCCGACCCCGACCCCGAACGCACCTTCACCCGCGCCTATCACCTAGCTTTTGACATCCCTGCGGATCAGTTTGATCAAGCTCTGGCGGTGCTGCGCCATCACCAGATTGCCATCGCCCACGGCCCCGTCCGTCGGCCCACCGGGCGCGGCGTGTATTTCTATGATCCCGATGGCTTTATGGTAGAAATCCGCTGCGACCCCGATTAG
- a CDS encoding ABC transporter ATP-binding protein, translating to MPSPLIEFRNLQKIYGEGNTEVRALWKVNLAIFPGEYCAIMGPSGSGKSTAMNMIGCLDRPTAGDYYFDQQNVATLADSDLAHIRNRKIGFVFQQFHLLSQLTARENVELPMVYAGVAKAERRQRSLAALEQVGLGNRINNRPTQLSGGQQQRVAIARAIVNRPLLLLADEPTGALDTHTTEEVLKIFADLHASGITVVMVTHEPDVARASQRIIWFKDGEVMNDHLHPADLTSLTTLGTAP from the coding sequence ATGCCATCCCCTCTGATTGAGTTTCGCAATTTGCAAAAAATCTACGGCGAGGGCAATACCGAGGTGCGCGCCCTGTGGAAAGTCAACCTGGCGATTTTTCCGGGGGAATATTGTGCCATCATGGGGCCGTCTGGCTCGGGCAAGTCCACCGCCATGAATATGATTGGCTGTCTGGATCGGCCCACCGCCGGAGACTATTACTTTGATCAGCAAAATGTGGCGACGCTGGCGGATAGCGATCTCGCCCACATTCGCAACCGCAAAATTGGCTTTGTGTTCCAGCAGTTTCATCTGTTGTCCCAGCTAACGGCGCGGGAAAATGTGGAATTGCCCATGGTCTATGCCGGGGTGGCCAAGGCGGAACGGCGACAGCGATCCCTTGCCGCCCTAGAGCAAGTCGGCTTGGGCAACCGCATCAACAATCGCCCCACCCAGCTCTCTGGAGGGCAGCAGCAGCGGGTCGCCATTGCCCGCGCCATCGTTAACCGTCCCCTGTTGCTACTGGCCGATGAACCCACGGGAGCCCTCGACACCCACACTACTGAAGAGGTGCTCAAGATTTTTGCCGACCTCCACGCCAGCGGCATCACCGTGGTGATGGTGACGCACGAACCCGACGTGGCCCGCGCCAGCCAGCGTATCATTTGGTTTAAGGACGGAGAAGTGATGAACGATCACCTCCATCCCGCCGACCTCACCTCGTTGACCACCCTGGGCACTGCTCCATGA
- the gatB gene encoding Asp-tRNA(Asn)/Glu-tRNA(Gln) amidotransferase subunit GatB, protein MTSAAPAKTQSAKTQYEAIIGLETHCQLCTETKIFSPASTAFGADPNTYIDPIVLGMPGVLPVLNQKVLEYAVKAGLALNCQIAPYSKFDRKQYFYPDLPKNYQISQYDLPIAEHGWLEIELIDKKTKAATRKRIGITRLHMEEDAGKLVHAGSDRLAGSTYSLVDYNRAGVPLVEIVSEPDIRTGQEAAEYAQELRRIVRYLGISDGNMQEGSLRCDVNISVRPVGQEEFGTKVEIKNMNSFSAIQKAIEYEIERQIKANEAGEKILQETRLWDESTQRTKSMRSKEGSSDYRYFPEPDLPPIVVSVAQKEAWQGELPELPAQKRSRYEEDFGLSAYDARVLCDERPIAEFFEATVATGADPKLTANWLTQDIAAYLNSEKLTIDELPLKPEMLAELVQLIEAGTISNKIGKDLLPELLTQGGSPKAMVEERGLSQISDPAQIEAMIDEVLAAHPEELEAYRGGKKKLQGFFVGQLMKASGGRVDPKLSNQLLSKKLNG, encoded by the coding sequence ATGACCTCTGCGGCCCCCGCCAAAACCCAGTCTGCCAAAACCCAGTACGAGGCCATCATTGGGCTAGAGACCCATTGCCAGTTGTGTACGGAAACCAAGATTTTCTCTCCGGCCTCCACCGCCTTTGGGGCCGATCCCAACACCTACATCGACCCGATTGTGCTGGGAATGCCGGGGGTGCTGCCCGTGCTCAACCAAAAGGTGCTGGAGTATGCCGTCAAGGCGGGGCTGGCACTGAACTGCCAGATTGCCCCCTACTCGAAGTTTGACCGCAAGCAGTATTTCTACCCCGACCTGCCCAAGAATTACCAGATCTCCCAGTACGACCTGCCCATCGCCGAGCACGGCTGGCTAGAGATTGAGCTGATCGACAAGAAAACCAAGGCAGCCACCCGCAAGCGCATCGGCATCACCCGGTTGCACATGGAAGAGGATGCAGGCAAGCTCGTCCACGCCGGAAGCGACCGTCTGGCGGGTTCCACCTACTCTTTGGTGGACTACAACCGGGCTGGGGTGCCCCTGGTGGAAATCGTCTCGGAACCGGACATTCGCACCGGACAAGAAGCCGCCGAATATGCCCAAGAACTGCGCCGTATCGTCCGCTACCTGGGCATCAGCGACGGCAACATGCAGGAGGGTTCCCTGCGCTGCGACGTGAACATTTCCGTGCGTCCGGTGGGCCAAGAGGAATTTGGCACCAAGGTGGAGATCAAAAACATGAACTCCTTCAGCGCCATCCAAAAGGCCATTGAGTACGAAATTGAGCGGCAGATCAAGGCCAACGAAGCAGGCGAAAAAATCCTCCAAGAAACCCGCCTGTGGGACGAAAGCACCCAGCGCACCAAGAGTATGCGCTCCAAGGAAGGCTCCAGCGACTACCGCTACTTCCCCGAACCCGACCTGCCGCCCATTGTCGTTTCCGTTGCCCAAAAAGAAGCGTGGCAAGGGGAACTGCCGGAACTGCCCGCCCAAAAGCGCAGCCGCTACGAGGAAGACTTTGGCCTCTCTGCCTACGATGCCCGGGTGCTCTGCGACGAGCGCCCCATTGCCGAGTTTTTTGAAGCCACCGTGGCCACCGGGGCCGACCCCAAACTCACCGCCAACTGGCTCACCCAGGATATTGCAGCCTACCTCAACTCTGAAAAACTCACGATTGACGAACTGCCCCTGAAGCCGGAGATGCTGGCGGAACTGGTGCAGCTGATCGAAGCGGGCACCATCAGCAACAAAATCGGCAAAGACCTATTGCCCGAACTGCTGACCCAAGGCGGTTCCCCCAAGGCGATGGTGGAAGAACGCGGCCTCAGCCAAATTTCCGACCCCGCCCAAATTGAGGCGATGATCGATGAAGTTCTCGCCGCCCACCCCGAAGAACTGGAAGCCTACCGAGGCGGTAAGAAAAAACTGCAAGGTTTCTTTGTGGGCCAGTTGATGAAGGCCAGCGGCGGACGGGTGGATCCCAAGCTCAGCAACCAGCTCCTGAGTAAAAAGCTCAATGGCTAG
- a CDS encoding GAF domain-containing sensor histidine kinase → MSFLVSPAHGLAPNDVTVDSWSAHRPLAVTSPHSTQERLDAIAALHLEDNRSIPAFEEAIQLVRDHLGIAIGWVSVVLADTEVLKATYGLSSLGLGNPLAEHRQLPLADSLSPYVLDCQQPWAVADATQLPHHSPTAMMATYGLAAYCAVPLITSQHQCIGVLAVMDRQPRQFSAQDVSFLAMAARWGMGEYERQQATTRPMSAAQTTQAEQAAVDAVRLHLIGQLIQDMRNPLTAVLGMTSMLGREIYGPLTEKQREYVEIVRTSSQTLMHQVDEMLDLGLISPETNKLVAAPVDIHRLGHQVLDTLAPLAETLSQTLDLTVEPNQGLWILDQHTVKQILYHAVFSLMHMASENSILRIHSSRKGQSLTLALWVSNPWLGEGLPNSMISLCQSLEQGDGCQRLENDLYNQGLLGNGLTPADLSKHWLGLLLCHHLAQHHGGHLRLQGSDEAGYRLVIALPALRSSPPRLDTDLIPPPLPSSPGKAG, encoded by the coding sequence ATGAGTTTCCTAGTTTCCCCAGCCCATGGACTTGCTCCCAATGATGTAACGGTGGACAGTTGGTCTGCCCATCGCCCGCTTGCGGTGACGAGTCCCCATTCAACCCAAGAGCGCTTAGACGCTATTGCCGCCCTCCACCTTGAGGACAATCGCAGTATTCCTGCCTTCGAGGAAGCGATTCAACTCGTGCGAGATCATTTAGGGATTGCCATCGGCTGGGTAAGCGTGGTCTTAGCGGATACCGAAGTTCTGAAGGCCACCTACGGCCTCTCCAGCCTGGGCCTGGGAAATCCCCTGGCCGAACATCGACAGCTACCGCTGGCCGACAGCCTCAGCCCCTACGTCCTCGACTGCCAACAGCCCTGGGCCGTGGCCGATGCCACCCAACTCCCCCACCACAGCCCAACGGCGATGATGGCCACCTATGGTCTGGCGGCCTACTGTGCCGTGCCCCTCATCACCAGCCAACATCAGTGCATTGGTGTCCTCGCGGTGATGGATCGCCAGCCTCGGCAGTTCAGCGCTCAGGATGTCAGCTTTTTGGCGATGGCAGCCCGTTGGGGCATGGGAGAATACGAACGGCAACAGGCCACCACCCGACCGATGTCTGCGGCCCAGACCACGCAAGCCGAGCAGGCGGCGGTAGATGCCGTGCGGCTACACCTGATTGGCCAACTGATTCAGGATATGCGCAATCCTCTCACCGCTGTTCTCGGCATGACCAGCATGTTGGGCCGCGAAATCTACGGCCCCCTCACCGAAAAACAGCGGGAGTATGTGGAAATTGTGCGCACCAGCAGCCAAACCCTGATGCACCAAGTCGATGAAATGCTCGATCTGGGGCTGATTAGCCCAGAAACCAACAAACTCGTCGCCGCCCCCGTTGATATTCACCGCCTCGGCCATCAGGTGCTCGACACCCTAGCGCCCCTAGCCGAAACCCTCTCCCAAACCCTAGATCTCACCGTAGAGCCCAACCAAGGACTCTGGATTCTCGACCAGCACACGGTCAAGCAAATCCTCTATCACGCCGTGTTTAGCCTCATGCACATGGCCAGCGAAAACAGCATCCTGCGGATTCATAGCTCCCGCAAAGGCCAATCCCTCACCCTGGCCCTTTGGGTGTCTAATCCCTGGTTAGGGGAGGGGCTACCGAACAGCATGATTAGTCTTTGTCAGTCCCTCGAACAGGGCGACGGCTGCCAGCGCCTAGAAAACGATCTCTACAATCAGGGTCTGTTGGGGAATGGCCTCACCCCAGCGGACTTGTCTAAGCACTGGCTGGGGCTGCTTCTGTGCCATCACCTTGCCCAGCATCACGGTGGCCACCTCCGTCTTCAGGGCAGTGATGAGGCCGGATATCGTCTGGTCATTGCCTTGCCTGCCCTCCGCAGTAGCCCGCCCCGGCTAGACACAGATCTCATACCGCCGCCCCTGCCCTCCAGCCCTGGTAAAGCGGGTTAG
- the rpsN gene encoding 30S ribosomal protein S14, protein MAKKSMIARENKREQLVAKYAKKREALLEEFNNAQSQQERVEIHRKIQQLPRNSAPTRLHNRCWMTGRPRGYYRDFGLCRNKLREMAHQGLLPGVVKSSW, encoded by the coding sequence ATGGCGAAGAAAAGCATGATTGCCCGCGAGAACAAGCGGGAACAACTGGTGGCCAAGTACGCCAAAAAGCGGGAAGCCCTGCTTGAGGAATTTAACAATGCCCAATCTCAGCAAGAGCGGGTTGAAATCCACCGCAAAATTCAGCAACTGCCCCGCAACAGTGCCCCCACTCGCCTGCACAACCGCTGCTGGATGACGGGCCGTCCCCGTGGCTACTACCGCGATTTCGGCCTTTGCCGCAACAAACTGCGGGAAATGGCCCACCAAGGCTTGCTCCCCGGCGTGGTGAAGTCGAGCTGGTAG
- a CDS encoding shikimate kinase — MTLTARLQGTNLYLIGMMGAGKSSTGTALAQALGYQFFDTDVVLETVAGRTIAEIFAQEGEDGFRQQETEVLAQLAAYRRLVIATGGGIVTQRRNWGHLHHGIVVWLDVPLAVLEQRLAGETGRPLLQRPDWRQTLADLVDQRQPLYAQADVRVPIAAGDTVEVITAQILSLVDERLRADAPANQLN; from the coding sequence ATGACCCTCACTGCACGACTTCAAGGCACCAACCTCTACCTCATCGGCATGATGGGGGCGGGCAAAAGCAGCACTGGAACGGCCCTAGCCCAGGCGTTGGGCTATCAGTTCTTTGATACCGATGTAGTGCTAGAAACGGTGGCAGGACGGACGATTGCTGAGATTTTCGCTCAGGAGGGAGAGGATGGGTTTCGGCAGCAGGAAACGGAGGTGTTGGCGCAACTGGCGGCCTATCGGCGACTGGTGATTGCTACGGGGGGTGGCATTGTGACCCAGCGGCGCAACTGGGGCCACCTACACCACGGTATTGTGGTGTGGCTAGATGTGCCCCTGGCAGTGTTAGAGCAGCGTCTGGCTGGAGAAACGGGACGCCCCCTCTTGCAGCGGCCCGACTGGCGGCAAACCCTGGCAGATTTGGTGGATCAGCGCCAGCCCCTCTATGCCCAGGCGGATGTGCGGGTACCCATCGCGGCAGGGGATACAGTGGAGGTCATCACCGCGCAAATTTTAAGCCTTGTTGACGAAAGACTGCGGGCGGATGCTCCGGCCAACCAACTCAATTGA